A genome region from Pygocentrus nattereri isolate fPygNat1 chromosome 6, fPygNat1.pri, whole genome shotgun sequence includes the following:
- the c1ql2 gene encoding complement C1q-like protein 2, with protein MALALVVAIPLLVQAAKISAHYEMMGTCRMICDPYSPKPSATALEVMQDLGAIPPPPPPFSRGTKGEPGRPGKPGPRGPPGEPGPPGPRGPPGDRGDSGKPGFTGITPGTTRSESGEVGSALGSIKIAFYVGLKNPHEGYEVLRFDDVVTNLGNHYDPTTGKFTCQVSGIYFFTYHVLMRGGDGTSMWADLCKNGQVRASAIAQDADQNYDYASNSVVLHLDSGDEIYVKLDGGKAHGGNNNKYSTFSGFILYPD; from the exons ATGGCGCTCGCCCTGGTCGTCGCGATCCCGCTGCTGGTCCAGGCCGCTAAGATCTCCGCGCACTACGAGATGATGGGCACGTGCCGCATGATCTGCGACCCGTACAGCCCCAAACCGAGCGCCACGGCACTGGAGGTGATGCAGGATCTGGGCGCCATCCCGCCACCGCCTCCACCCTTCTCTCGCGGCACCAAAGGAGAGCCGGGGAGACCGGGTAAACCCGGGCCCAGAGGTCCACCTGGAGAGCCGGGACCACCCGGGCCGCGCGGGCCGCCAGGTGACCGCGGAGACTCGGGGAAACCCGGCTTCACCGGGATCACGCCGGGGACGACCAGGAGCGAGTCTGGAGAGGTGGGCTCCGCGCTGGGTAGCATCAAGATCGCCTTCTACGTGGGGCTGAAGAACCCACACGAGGGCTACGAGGTGCTCCGGTTTGATGACGTGGTGACGAACCTGGGAAACCACTACGACCCAACCACGGGCAAGTTCACGTGCCAAGTGTCCGGGATTTACTTCTTCACTTACCATGTGCTGATGCGCGGAGGAGACGGCACGAGCATGTGGGCAGATCTCTGTAAAAACGGACAG GTGCGTGCCAGTGCCATTGCACAGGACGCAGACCAAAACTACGACTATGCGAGCAACAGTGTGGTGCTACATCTGGACTCTGGCGATGAAATCTATGTAAAGCTGGACGGTGGGAAGGCACACGGTGgaaacaacaataaatacagCACCTTCTCTGGGTTCATACTGTATCCAGACTGA